CACAACGACCGCATCGAAGTCCCCCATTACTCCACTGCAACCGGCGCCGTTGCCACTCCCACAAGCGAGTCGGCGCAGCCGTAGTAGAGGAACCACTTGCCCGCAAAGCGCACCAGGCCCTCCGCAAAGGTCGTTCCGTCGACGTACTGTCCGCTGCGTTCAAACGGGCGCTCGGGACGAAACACGGGCGTCTCCGTCCGGTCGAGCATCTTCGATGGATCGTCCGCCGCAAACAATGCCTCGCCCACGGAGTACGTCCCCGCCGCCAGATCCGTCGATCCATCGCCCTCCGGCGGATGCGTGGCGTTCTTCGCGTTGTAGAGCATCACAATGCCCTTCGCCGTCAGCACCGGCGGCGGACCCGTCTCCGGAAATCCGCTGTCGAAGTGCCCCGGTCGCGGAGCCAGCATCACCTTCGGTTCCCCCGTCTTCGCATCGACCACTGGCGTCCAGTGGATCAGATCGTCCGAGGTCGCCAGGCGGATCGTAATCTCGCCCCAGTACATCCAGTACTTTCCGTGGATCTTCGCCGCCACCATGCGCCTGCCATCCCAGCGCGTCACAATCCCCGAAGACTTGTATTTGAAGCCGCGATACTTGCCGTTCTGGGCCGCGTCGAAGATCGGCCCGAACTTCGTCCAGTGGTGCAGATCCCGCGAGGTGGCAATCCCGATAGTGTACGTCTGCCGCTCGCGTGCGTACTGCGTGTAGGTGACGACATACGTGCCATCTTCTTTCTGCACGACGCGCGGATCTTCCACGCCGCCAAGGTACTCGTTCGCCTTCTGCGCATCGTTGTCGCCATAGAGGACGGGCTTCGGCTCCGTCGTAAAGTGCAGGCCGTCGCTGCTCGTCGCCAGCCCCAGCCGCGAAGCGTGTCCACCCACCATCATGGTTCCGGAATCGTCTTCCGCGCGGTACAGGACCGCCACCTTGCCCTCGTAGATCGTCGCCGCGGGATTAAAGGTGTGCAGCTTCTCCCAAGCGACCGCCTGCCGCGTCACCGGGTCGAGAAAGCTGGAAAGGGGATTGGGGCGGA
This genomic stretch from Terriglobus saanensis SP1PR4 harbors:
- a CDS encoding glycoside hydrolase family 130 protein, encoding MRLSSAALVVTTLMCAFSFAAQSDTRTKDRSWLIGPFTRPVDTPVIRPNPLSSFLDPVTRQAVAWEKLHTFNPAATIYEGKVAVLYRAEDDSGTMMVGGHASRLGLATSSDGLHFTTEPKPVLYGDNDAQKANEYLGGVEDPRVVQKEDGTYVVTYTQYARERQTYTIGIATSRDLHHWTKFGPIFDAAQNGKYRGFKYKSSGIVTRWDGRRMVAAKIHGKYWMYWGEITIRLATSDDLIHWTPVVDAKTGEPKVMLAPRPGHFDSGFPETGPPPVLTAKGIVMLYNAKNATHPPEGDGSTDLAAGTYSVGEALFAADDPSKMLDRTETPVFRPERPFERSGQYVDGTTFAEGLVRFAGKWFLYYGCADSLVGVATAPVAVE